The following proteins come from a genomic window of Burkholderia stabilis:
- a CDS encoding cytochrome b/b6 domain-containing protein, with protein MQTVPVTGRAAATPPARPIHPLWVRASHWLNALAAVLMALSGWRIYDASPIYPPFTFPHGITIGGWLGGALQWHFAAMWLLVGNGLFYLTMSLATGRLVRKMLPVTPASVWRDVRAALGGRLSHADLSVYNAVQRAAYLAAIVDLAVLVLSGLAIWKSVQFPLLRELFGGYDNARVVHFWAMSLLVAFFVVHVAMALLVPRSLLAMFRGR; from the coding sequence CCGCCACGCCGCCCGCGCGCCCGATCCATCCGCTTTGGGTGCGCGCGAGCCACTGGCTCAACGCGCTCGCGGCCGTGCTGATGGCGCTGTCCGGCTGGCGCATCTACGACGCGTCGCCGATCTATCCGCCGTTCACGTTTCCTCACGGCATCACGATCGGCGGCTGGCTCGGCGGCGCGCTGCAATGGCATTTCGCGGCGATGTGGCTGCTCGTCGGCAACGGGCTGTTCTATCTGACGATGTCGCTTGCGACCGGGCGCCTTGTGCGCAAGATGCTGCCGGTCACGCCGGCCTCCGTGTGGCGCGACGTGCGCGCGGCGCTCGGCGGGCGGCTGTCGCATGCCGACCTGAGCGTCTACAACGCGGTGCAGCGCGCCGCGTACCTGGCCGCGATCGTCGATCTCGCCGTGCTCGTGCTGTCGGGGCTCGCGATCTGGAAATCGGTGCAGTTCCCGCTGCTGCGCGAACTGTTCGGCGGTTATGACAACGCGCGCGTCGTGCATTTCTGGGCGATGTCGCTGCTCGTCGCATTCTTCGTCGTGCATGTCGCGATGGCGCTGCTGGTGCCGCGCTCGCTGCTCGCGATGTTTCGCGGCCGTTGA